A genome region from Brassica oleracea var. oleracea cultivar TO1000 chromosome C2, BOL, whole genome shotgun sequence includes the following:
- the LOC106323686 gene encoding uncharacterized protein LOC106323686 yields MVESKSIEENLDTFLKLVDDLASLNIQVSDEDQAIQILTSLPPQYDSLVHTLKYGNGKETLTVKEVTTSAYAKEAELKEKGLTGRSKSNGEGLVVTRGRNDKRGNNGGYGNGRSKSKDHRKDKSYETANVAHEKEHHVILTASVQETKEEWVLDSGCSFHITPNKHVLFDLEELEGGKVLMGNNTTSELEKHGCKYEGSGYKGVVVSAEASVARAEIDMTNIWHSRLGHMSLKNMNLLVKKGYLDTKEVHTFGEEVWAEAASTAVYLINRTPSSSIEFKIPEKVWSGSKVNYSHLRRFGCVTYVHTVQDKMSPRAVRGIFMGYPQGTKGYRVWLLETGQSTISRNVVFDEDKLYQKSKEEKLKGKKKVTFSSDWIQGPSSSAEGGASSSSTEFSDSSDSESEQEVEKHEGSSSIESFDGYLLARDRVRRTSKLPSIFESGDFVAYALICAKDIEVTEPKTYAEARMSKDWDK; encoded by the exons ATGGTGGAGAGTAAGAGTATTGAAGAAAATCTAGACACATTCCTAAAGCTGGTTGATGATCTTGCAAGCTTGAACATTCAGGTTTCCGATGAGGATCAAGCTATACAGATTCTTACGAGTCTTCCTCCACAATATGATTCTCTTGTCCATACACTGAAGTATGGCAATGGAAAGGAGACATTAACAGTCAAAGAAGTGACTACGTCTGCTTATGCTAAAGAAGCCGAGTTGAAAGAGAAAGGCTTAACTGGGAGATCAAAATCAAACGGAGAAGGTCTGGTAGTTACTAGAGGAAGAAATGATAAACGTGGAAATAATGGAGGTTATGGAAATGGACGATCTAAGAGTAAAGATCACCG GAAAGACAAATCTTATGAGACAGCTAACGTTGCTCATGAGAAGGAACATCATGTGATTCTTACTGCTAGCGTTCAAGAAACTAAAGAAGAGTGGGTCTTGGATTCAGGGTGTTCTTTTCATATCACTCCAAACAAGCACGTATTGTTTGATCTTGAAGAGTTGGAAGGAGGAAAAGTTCTTATGGGAAACAACACTACCAGTGAG CTAGAGAAGCATGGATGCAAATATGAAGGAAGTGGTTACAAG GGAGTTGTTGTTAGTGCTGAAGCTTCAGTAGCAAGAGCAGAAATAGATATGACAAATATCTGGCATTCAAGACTCGGGCATATGAGTTTAAAGAATATGAACTTGCTGGTTAAGAAGGGTTATCTTGATACAAAGGAAGTGCATAC GTTTGGAGAAGAAGTTTGGGCTGAAGCAGCTTCTACTGCAGTCTACTTAATCAACAGAACTCCTAGTTCGTCTATAGAGTTCAAGATACCAGAAAAAGTGTGGTCAGGAAGTAAAGTGAATTATAGCCATCTAAGAAGGTTTGGTTGTGTGACGTATGTGCATACAGTTCAAGACAAGATGAGTCCTAGAGCAGTGAGAGGTATTTTCATGGGTTATCCGCAAGGCACAAAAGGTTATCGTGTGTGGCTTCTAGAAACAGGACAGTCAACAATCAGCAGAAACGTGGTGTTTGATGAAGACAAGCTTTATCAGAAATCGAAAGAAGAAAAACTGAAGGGTAAAAAGAAAGTTACGTTTAGTTCTGATTGGATTCAAGGACCTTCGAGCTCAGCTGAAGGTGGAGCTTCTTCATCATCCACAGAGTTTAGTGACAGTTCAGATTCTGAATCTGAACAAGAGGTTGAGAAACATGAAGGTTCTTCATCTATTGAAAGTTTTGATGGATATCTTCTAGCACGTGACAGAGTTAGAAGAACTTCCAAACTTCCATCAATCTTTGAAAGTGGAGATTTTGTTGCTTATGCTTTAATTTGTGCTAAGGACATTGAAGTTACTGAGCCAAAGACTTACGCAGAAGCTAGAATGAGCAAAGATTGGGATAAATGA
- the LOC106323685 gene encoding glutathione S-transferase T3-like, whose translation MVRKKWNPVDDEVLISAWLNTSKDAVVGTEQKWRNFWKRVGDYFSAAHHEKRDGEHCKHRWHKLNGDTNKYCAAYAAAERLQSSGQNDNDVVKKAHEIYFADHGSKFTLDHAWCLLRYEQKWLSLNTPKSGGEKRKTGEVGSQASSSNVGEEEFVLKVSKLRKQEGILGRGWLSRTLRASMNSRWRIWRRRKGSRSWPF comes from the coding sequence ATGGTGAGAAAGAAATGGAATCCTGTTGATGACGAGGTCCTGATCAGTGCCTGGCTAAACACATCAAAAGATGCTGTTGTCGGCACTGAACAGAAGTGGCGGAATTTCTGGAAACGCGTAGGAGATTACTTTTCAGCAGCTCATCATGAGAAGAGAGATGGCGAGCATTGTAAGCATAGATGGCATAAACTCAATGGGGATACAAACAAGTATTGTGCAGCATACGCAGCTGCGGAGAGGCTTCAAAGTAGCGGTCAGAATGACAACGACGTAGTGAAGAAAGCTCATGAGATCTACTTTGCGGATCACGGCTCCAAGTTCACCTTGGACCATGCATGGTGTCTTCTGAGATACGAACAAAAGTGGCTGAGCCTGAACACTCCAAAGTCTGGCGGTGAGAAGAGAAAGACTGGTGAGGTTGGTTCCCAAGCATCAAGCAGTAACGTTGGTGAGGAAGAGTTCGTCCTGAAGGTATCAAAGTTGCGAAAGCAAGAAGGAATTCTAGGAAGGGGATGGCTGTCGAGGACTTTAAGAGCGTCCATGAACTCAAGATGGAGGATTTGGCGAAGAAGGAAAGGCTCTCGAAGCTGGCCATTTTAG
- the LOC106320858 gene encoding translation initiation factor eIF-2B subunit alpha-like, with protein sequence MWRRSASFILDRSSNSPPMADTTQTPFQNPDAISAYYQTRAAHHGVITSDWLAQAQAAVEQPDSSVSDLGAERSFNVIDEFNGWRKQPDLAEAVAAIRAMAAVIRASEATTMMELEIELKKASDTLKSWDKTSISLTAGCDLFIRYVTRTSALEYEDFNSAKSRLLERAEKFGEISCKARKIIAMLSQDFIFDGCTVLVHGLSRVVLEVLKTAAQNNKLFRVLCTEGRPDGTGVLLSNELSKLDIPVKLLLDSAVAYSMDEVDMVFVGADGVVESGGIINMMGTYQIALVAHSMNKPVYVAAESYKFARLYPLDQKDMAPALRPIEFGVKIPAKVEVERSARDYTPPQYLTLLFTDLGVLSPSVVSDELIQLYL encoded by the exons ATGTGGCGAAGGTCAGCGTCGTTTATCCTCGACCGAAGCTCGAATTCACCTCCCATGGCCGACACCACTCAAACCCCCTTTCAAAACCCTGACGCCATCTCCGCCTACTACCAAACCCGAGCGGCGCATCACGGCGTCATCACAAGCGACTGGCTAGCCCAGGCTCAAGCCGCCGTGGAGCAGCCTGACTCATCAGTCTCTGATCTCGGGGCTGAGAGGTCGTTTAATGTGATCGATGAGTTCAACGGATGGAGAAAACAGCCGGATTTGGCTGAAGCCGTGGCAGCTATCCGAGCTATGGCTGCTGTTATTCGTGCAAGCGAGGCTACCACCATGATGGAGCTTGAGATTGAGCTTAAGAAGGCTTCTGATACACTCAAG TCATGGGACAAAACATCAATCTCCTTGACTGCTGGATGCGATCTGTTCATCAGATACGTGACGAGAACGTCTGCTTTGGAATACGAGGATTTCAATTCAGCTAAGTCTCGTCTCCTTGAACGTGCTGAGAAGTTTGGTGAAATCTCTTGCAAG GCTCGTAAGATAATCGCAATGCTTAGTCAAGACTTTATTTTCGATGGTTGTACCGTATTGGTTCATGGACTCTCTAGAGTTGTTCTCGAAGTACTCAAGACCGCTGCACAAAACAACAAGCTCTTTCGAGTTCTCTGCACAG AGGGAAGGCCGGATGGAACAGGTGTTTTGTTATCGAATGAGCTATCAAAGCTCGATATCCCGGTGAAGCTGCTACTTGATTCAGCTGTGGCGTATAGCATGGACGAGGTGGACATGGTGTTTGTGGGAGCAGATGGAGTTGTGGAAAGTGGAGGTATTATCAACATGATGGGTACTTACCAGATCGCACTAGTTGCTCACAGCATGAACAAACCGGTCTATGTAGCCGCAGAGAGTTACAAG TTTGCTAGGCTTTATCCGTTAGACCAAAAGGACATGGCTCCGGCGCTGAGACCGATCGAGTTTGGTGTAAAGATTCCGGCAAAGGTGGAAGTAGAAAGGTCGGCTCGAGACTATACTCCTCCTCAGTACTTAACGCTACTCTTCACGGACCTTGGTGTTCTCTCTCCCTCTGTTGTTAGTGATGAGCTTATTCAACTCTATCTCTAA
- the LOC106325015 gene encoding RING-H2 finger protein ATL3-like, producing the protein MDDDGSAHSSLFGNLSTEEVTSKVILTAIIVLFMAVLVVLVLHLYAKLYWWRVDQLQQQQQQEQEQEQDDQSSIAPTVTTHRQRRRFIFVPGQDSLSNTGLTPFELSSLPIVFFRQDGLECAICLSDLVKGDKARLLPKCNHSFHVECIDMWFQSHSTCPICRNAVLALEQPISKQIQLVSDNAVDALSQISNSVSSSSPEFPTNVLVWGRQDQVSTRTTNVGSQEDGTTGNAASQSQDDVVLDINDSTISTHNVPSSTSSSSSSMRFIVEEEEPKSPMTTRLRSLRRYLSRDKRVSCSNSSTSGSSNATAFSVDP; encoded by the coding sequence ATGGATGATGATGGATCTGCTCATAGCTCACTGTTCGGAAACTTATCCACCGAAGAGGTCACAAGCAAGGTTATTCTCACCGCAATCATTGTTCTCTTCATGGCGGTTCTTGTCGTTCTTGTTCTCCATCTCTACGCCAAACTCTACTGGTGGCGAGTAGACCAGCTCCAACAGCAACAGCAGCAAGAACAAGAACAAGAACAAGATGACCAATCTTCCATAGCTCCAACTGTAACCACTCACCGCCAACGACGCCGTTTCATCTTCGTTCCAGGGCAAGATTCTCTGTCCAACACTGGTCTTACCCCTTTTGAGCTCAGTTCATTACCGATTGTCTTTTTCAGACAAGATGGTTTGGAGTGCGCTATCTGCTTGTCTGATCTTGTCAAAGGAGACAAAGCCAGACTGCTTCCAAAGTGTAACCATAGCTTCCACGTTGAGTGTATTGACATGTGGTTTCAGTCTCACTCAACTTGTCCCATTTGTAGAAACGCTGTTCTTGCTCTTGAGCAACCTATCTCAAAGCAAATCCAACTAGTTTCTGACAATGCAGTAGATGCCTTGTCTCAAATTTCAAATTCTGTTTCAAGTTCTTCTCCCGAGTTCCCCACCAATGTCTTGGTATGGGGTCGTCAGGACCAGGTAAGTACCAGAACCACCAATGTTGGGTCTCAAGAAGATGGTACTACTGGTAATGCTGCTTCACAGAGTCAAGATGATGTTGTTCTGGATATCAATGATTCTACAATTAGTACTCATAATGTACCGTCTTCAACATCATCATCATCATCATCAATGAGGTTTATTGTTGAAGAGGAAGAACCAAAATCTCCAATGACAACGAGGTTGAGGTCTTTAAGGAGGTATCTGAGCAGAGACAAGAGAGTCTCTTGCAGCAATAGTAGCACTAGTGGCAGCTCCAATGCTACTGCATTTTCTGTTGATCCTTGA